In one window of Candidatus Kryptonium sp. DNA:
- the galT gene encoding galactose-1-phosphate uridylyltransferase translates to MPEFRQNRATKNWVIVATERAKRPHDFLVKEELKQLPEFDPNCPFCPGNEQMTPPEVLRVDKNNQWQIRVVPNKYSALVSDIELKREMKFQFFRKITGYGFHYVIIETPKHNLTIATMTPEEVCEIFKTYLKLYKKFMSESNINTVIIFRNNGKRAGTSLEHPHSQLIASPIVPTHIRHLLEEATRYYDDHGSCVFCDMIKIEIYSNERVVYEDENFVVIEPFASISPFETWIMPKKHNACFGNITEAEACEIAFVVYLVLRQLYEKLNNPDYNYVIHSSPFKDANEEFYHWYIQILPRLTIPAGFELGSGIYITTALPEETAKFLKINKGAN, encoded by the coding sequence ATGCCTGAATTTAGACAAAACAGGGCAACAAAGAATTGGGTGATCGTCGCAACAGAGCGAGCTAAAAGACCGCATGATTTCCTTGTCAAGGAAGAATTGAAGCAATTACCTGAATTTGATCCGAATTGTCCGTTTTGTCCTGGCAATGAGCAAATGACTCCACCTGAAGTTTTAAGGGTTGATAAAAACAATCAATGGCAAATAAGGGTTGTCCCAAATAAGTATTCGGCGCTTGTATCAGATATTGAATTGAAAAGAGAAATGAAATTTCAATTCTTCAGGAAGATAACTGGCTATGGGTTTCATTATGTTATAATTGAAACGCCGAAGCATAATTTAACCATTGCAACGATGACACCAGAAGAGGTTTGCGAAATTTTTAAAACTTATTTGAAACTTTACAAAAAGTTCATGTCTGAATCAAATATCAACACCGTTATAATTTTCAGAAATAACGGAAAACGAGCAGGGACCTCACTTGAACATCCACATTCGCAGTTAATAGCAAGCCCAATTGTCCCAACTCACATTAGACATTTACTTGAAGAGGCAACAAGATATTATGATGATCATGGCAGTTGTGTCTTTTGTGATATGATAAAAATTGAAATATATTCCAATGAGAGAGTCGTATATGAAGATGAAAACTTTGTTGTAATTGAGCCGTTTGCTTCTATTTCTCCGTTTGAAACTTGGATTATGCCGAAAAAACATAATGCTTGTTTCGGAAACATCACGGAGGCTGAAGCTTGTGAAATTGCCTTTGTTGTTTATTTGGTCTTGAGGCAACTTTATGAAAAACTTAACAATCCTGATTATAATTATGTGATCCATTCATCTCCATTTAAAGACGCCAACGAAGAATTTTATCATTGGTATATTCAGATTTTACCTCGGCTTACTATTCCAGCTGGTTTTGAGCTCGGGTCGGGAATTTATATCACCACTGCTTTACCTGAGGAAACAGCAAAGTTTTTAAAAATAAATAAAGGTGCAAATTAA
- a CDS encoding DegQ family serine endoprotease: MTKKQVIGAIALVLAGMLFGVILVSGFNAVKPIVAFDTPVIGAQDKPTNTKFDILSTQNAFVQVAKEVVPTVVSIKVVSRSEGQSRPFDFFHFFGPDFEFRMPDPRPQEGMGSGVIITKDGYILTNNHVVEGGEKGSITVTLWDGREFKGKLIGRDKLTDLAVIKIEAKDLPVARFGNSDELQVGQWVLAVGNPLGLNLTVTAGIVSAMSRNIGIIRDSYGVENFIQTDAAINPGNSGGPLVNLNGEVVGINTAIASRTGYYQGYGFAIPINLARKVAEDIIKYGKVRRGVLGVQISQLDESTAKGFGLDKPRGILVQDVISGSAAEEAGIKNGDIILECDGKEVNKPGELQEIIARKRPGDKVKLKIYRDGKTFEVTATLKPRKEDEEVAQAEESRPPAREIEPGVVNFEKLGLTVANLDEEAKNKHKVKNGVIITKVEPFSEAFDKGIRENDIIIEADRKPVRNVDELKKIIQSHKSGEVVLLRIKTSAGNRFVGLTIP; the protein is encoded by the coding sequence ATGACGAAAAAGCAAGTAATCGGAGCAATTGCACTTGTACTTGCGGGAATGTTATTCGGAGTTATTCTTGTATCGGGATTTAACGCTGTCAAGCCGATTGTAGCTTTTGATACTCCTGTTATTGGAGCACAAGATAAGCCAACGAACACAAAATTTGATATATTATCAACACAAAACGCTTTTGTTCAGGTAGCAAAGGAAGTTGTTCCAACTGTCGTTTCAATCAAAGTCGTTAGCAGAAGCGAAGGTCAAAGTCGTCCATTTGATTTCTTCCATTTCTTTGGACCTGATTTTGAATTTAGAATGCCGGATCCGAGACCGCAAGAAGGTATGGGTTCAGGGGTAATAATAACAAAAGATGGATATATTCTTACAAACAATCATGTCGTTGAAGGTGGAGAAAAAGGAAGTATAACGGTAACTCTTTGGGATGGCAGGGAATTTAAAGGCAAGCTAATAGGAAGGGATAAGTTAACGGATCTTGCTGTGATAAAAATTGAAGCGAAAGATCTACCTGTTGCAAGATTCGGAAATTCTGATGAGTTGCAAGTGGGGCAATGGGTCCTTGCGGTTGGAAATCCTCTTGGACTAAACCTTACGGTTACAGCTGGAATAGTAAGTGCGATGAGTAGAAATATAGGGATAATAAGGGATTCATACGGTGTTGAAAACTTTATACAAACTGATGCAGCAATTAATCCTGGCAATAGTGGTGGTCCGCTCGTTAATTTAAATGGTGAGGTCGTTGGGATAAATACCGCAATTGCTTCAAGGACTGGTTATTATCAAGGATATGGTTTCGCCATTCCTATAAATCTTGCTCGTAAAGTTGCGGAAGATATAATAAAATACGGAAAGGTAAGACGAGGAGTTCTTGGAGTGCAAATTTCTCAACTTGATGAATCAACCGCGAAAGGATTTGGGCTTGATAAACCGCGTGGGATTTTGGTTCAAGATGTTATATCTGGTAGCGCAGCTGAAGAAGCAGGGATTAAAAACGGAGATATAATTCTTGAATGCGATGGTAAAGAAGTTAATAAGCCAGGTGAACTTCAAGAGATAATTGCAAGAAAGCGACCTGGCGATAAGGTTAAATTAAAAATTTATCGTGATGGAAAGACATTTGAAGTCACCGCGACGTTGAAACCAAGAAAAGAGGATGAAGAGGTTGCGCAGGCAGAGGAAAGTAGACCACCAGCAAGGGAAATTGAGCCTGGAGTTGTTAACTTTGAAAAACTTGGTTTAACAGTTGCAAATCTTGATGAGGAAGCAAAAAACAAGCATAAAGTCAAAAACGGCGTCATAATCACAAAAGTTGAACCTTTTTCCGAAGCTTTTGACAAGGGAATTAGAGAAAATGACATAATCATTGAAGCAGACAGAAAACCAGTTCGCAATGTTGATGAGTTGAAAAAAATAATACAAAGTCATAAATCAGGTGAAGTTGTGCTTTTAAGAATTAAAACTTCTGCTGGAAATAGGTTTGTTGGGTTAACGATACCTTAA
- a CDS encoding outer membrane protein transport protein produces the protein MRKGVLLLILLVDFMLAQFPEDALRYSILNSGVGARAIGLGFAYIGVSDDYSAFFWNPAGLAQIRRFEFAGGLNYLSLTNSAKVFNYSNSFKNTATNLNTVALVLPVPTIRGSLVFAGGYARVSDFTGTLSISLFNTQSSIVPSLYDPDPNYDLAWKLGLEDSTGATQILNNVHQKITLYESGGLNHWFASGAIDIAENLSVGLTISIVTGNYKYDRKFDETDTRNFYRNYPWDFNQLTVSDIVDATVNGFSAIAGLMYRSNFFRVGLIARLPSSLNVREDYSRSGKSSFDKGDSYSYSYSGISKYKVLSPFYFGGGLSFNVKDIVIVAGDIVYVDWRQMEFKNNPDLVQLNRDIKETFRETVSLSGGVEVLMPFLQQVKIRAGYSYRPSQYVEDAGISSRATRLLTLGFSVLLQKTLLIDFAYTAGKWSTIRTQYSYTLGNNYYSLITDEENTARNFVVTFRYRF, from the coding sequence ATGAGGAAAGGAGTTTTGCTTTTAATTCTTTTAGTTGATTTTATGTTAGCGCAATTTCCTGAGGATGCTTTGAGGTATTCAATTTTAAATTCAGGTGTCGGGGCGAGAGCAATCGGGCTTGGATTTGCATATATCGGTGTTTCTGATGATTATTCTGCGTTTTTTTGGAATCCCGCAGGGCTTGCACAAATAAGAAGATTTGAATTTGCAGGCGGTTTAAATTATTTATCGCTTACTAATTCAGCAAAGGTTTTTAACTATTCCAATTCTTTCAAAAATACAGCAACAAATTTGAACACTGTTGCTCTTGTTTTACCTGTCCCAACAATTCGTGGAAGTTTAGTTTTCGCTGGTGGTTATGCGCGTGTTTCTGATTTCACTGGGACTTTGTCAATCTCACTTTTTAACACTCAAAGCTCCATAGTTCCATCGCTTTATGATCCTGACCCTAATTATGATCTTGCGTGGAAGCTTGGGCTTGAAGATTCAACAGGCGCAACGCAGATCTTGAACAATGTCCATCAAAAGATTACTTTATACGAGAGCGGTGGGTTAAATCACTGGTTTGCTTCCGGCGCAATTGATATAGCAGAAAATTTATCTGTGGGACTTACTATTTCAATCGTCACTGGTAATTACAAATACGACAGAAAGTTTGATGAAACTGATACGCGAAACTTTTACAGAAATTATCCTTGGGATTTTAATCAACTGACGGTATCGGACATAGTTGATGCTACTGTAAATGGCTTTTCGGCAATTGCAGGTTTAATGTATAGAAGTAACTTTTTCAGAGTTGGATTGATCGCGAGATTACCATCATCTCTAAATGTCAGAGAAGATTATTCAAGGAGCGGAAAAAGTTCTTTTGACAAGGGCGATTCTTATTCCTATTCCTATTCTGGCATTTCAAAGTATAAAGTTCTTTCACCTTTTTATTTCGGAGGAGGGTTATCGTTCAATGTAAAAGATATAGTTATCGTTGCAGGTGATATCGTTTATGTTGATTGGCGACAAATGGAGTTTAAAAATAATCCTGATTTAGTTCAACTCAACAGAGATATAAAAGAAACATTTAGAGAGACAGTAAGTTTAAGTGGTGGGGTTGAGGTTTTGATGCCGTTCCTGCAACAGGTGAAGATAAGAGCAGGGTATAGCTATAGACCTTCACAATATGTAGAGGACGCTGGGATTTCAAGCAGAGCAACGAGATTGTTAACTCTTGGTTTTAGCGTTCTTTTACAAAAAACACTTTTAATAGATTTCGCATACACTGCAGGTAAATGGAGCACAATTCGGACGCAATATAGTTATACACTTGGTAATAACTAT
- the recO gene encoding DNA repair protein RecO, with protein MLSKTEAVVLKAMKYRETSKIVTLYTKKFGKMNVIAKGAMLTTSKFGASLEPMSYILAVLYKKETRELQFLSQADIVKPFLNLYSNYVKMTLGLSICEIVYKLIKFEEENVKIFKLLVDTLDKLDLAEKNEINLLWFFLVHLLEESGFKINFNYCIACGQKFKDENLTQKVVFLPDKGGFLCSKCASGLEVGVFYSVATYKSLSWIERAKVENVTNLKLASNINNEIQNLLTSYMREHFDEPVNLKSLEIYYKLK; from the coding sequence ATGCTCAGCAAAACGGAAGCAGTTGTGTTAAAAGCGATGAAGTATAGGGAAACGAGCAAGATTGTAACTTTGTACACTAAAAAATTTGGCAAGATGAATGTAATTGCCAAGGGGGCGATGCTTACAACGAGCAAATTCGGAGCATCGCTTGAACCTATGTCTTACATCCTTGCTGTGTTATACAAAAAGGAAACAAGAGAACTTCAATTTCTTTCGCAAGCGGATATAGTTAAACCTTTTTTGAATCTTTATTCTAACTATGTTAAGATGACGCTTGGGCTTTCAATTTGTGAGATCGTTTATAAGTTGATCAAGTTTGAAGAAGAAAATGTAAAGATTTTTAAATTACTTGTTGACACGCTTGATAAACTTGACTTGGCCGAGAAAAACGAGATAAACTTGCTGTGGTTCTTTCTTGTTCATTTGCTTGAGGAAAGCGGTTTCAAAATTAATTTCAATTACTGCATCGCTTGTGGTCAAAAATTTAAAGATGAAAACTTAACTCAGAAGGTAGTTTTTCTACCTGATAAAGGTGGGTTTTTGTGCTCAAAATGTGCCTCTGGATTGGAGGTGGGCGTTTTTTATTCCGTTGCCACATATAAAAGTTTAAGTTGGATTGAAAGAGCAAAAGTTGAAAATGTAACAAATTTGAAACTTGCAAGTAATATAAATAATGAGATACAAAACTTGTTGACCAGCTATATGCGTGAGCACTTTGACGAGCCAGTGAATTTGAAATCGCTTGAAATTTATTATAAATTAAAGTGA
- the mtnA gene encoding S-methyl-5-thioribose-1-phosphate isomerase translates to MVSRLRSIDWFDGKVRFIDQTKLPTELVIVETDDHKVLIEAIKKLKIRGAPAIGIAAGFGIYLGIKNFNEDDKEKLKISFENVCDEFAKTRPTAVNLFWAIERMKNVFHKNFALDVDEIKNKLLDEALSIQKDDIQMCKQIGLNGAMLIPDKANILTHCNTGWLATGDYGTALGVIYTAFEQGKKIKVYVDETRPLLQGARLTTWELMQRGIETILITDNMASYLMKLGKVDCVIVGADRVALNGDTANKIGTYGLAISAKYHGIPFYVACPTSSIDFNIKTGDEIPIEERGSEEIVEFMGKRIAPEGVKTFSPAFDVTPNDLISAIITEHGVIYPPFEENIRKLKEKISFRD, encoded by the coding sequence ATGGTTTCAAGATTACGCTCAATAGATTGGTTTGATGGAAAAGTGAGATTTATTGACCAAACAAAATTGCCAACGGAACTTGTCATAGTTGAAACGGATGATCATAAGGTTTTGATTGAGGCGATAAAGAAGCTCAAGATCCGTGGGGCTCCAGCTATTGGGATCGCTGCAGGATTTGGGATTTACCTTGGAATAAAGAACTTTAATGAAGATGACAAAGAAAAGTTGAAAATTTCTTTTGAAAATGTATGTGATGAATTTGCAAAGACGAGACCAACGGCGGTAAATTTGTTTTGGGCTATTGAAAGGATGAAAAATGTATTTCATAAAAATTTTGCTCTTGATGTGGACGAAATAAAAAATAAACTTCTTGATGAGGCGCTTTCAATACAAAAGGATGATATCCAAATGTGTAAACAGATCGGATTGAACGGTGCAATGTTGATCCCGGATAAGGCAAATATCTTAACACATTGCAATACTGGTTGGCTTGCAACTGGGGACTATGGGACTGCGCTTGGTGTAATTTACACTGCTTTTGAACAGGGGAAAAAGATCAAAGTTTATGTTGATGAGACAAGACCGCTTCTGCAAGGAGCTCGGCTTACGACATGGGAGCTGATGCAGAGGGGAATTGAAACGATTTTGATCACAGATAACATGGCTTCTTATCTTATGAAACTTGGAAAAGTTGACTGTGTGATCGTTGGTGCTGATAGAGTTGCTTTAAACGGCGATACTGCAAATAAAATTGGTACATATGGGCTTGCGATATCAGCAAAGTATCACGGCATACCTTTCTATGTCGCTTGTCCAACTTCTTCAATTGATTTCAATATAAAAACTGGGGATGAGATACCAATTGAGGAGCGAGGTTCGGAGGAAATCGTAGAATTCATGGGCAAGAGAATTGCGCCAGAAGGCGTTAAGACATTTTCACCGGCTTTTGATGTCACTCCGAACGATTTGATAAGCGCAATTATAACAGAGCATGGGGTTATATATCCACCTTTTGAAGAAAACATTCGGAAATTGAAGGAAAAAATTTCTTTTCGTGATTAG
- a CDS encoding T9SS type A sorting domain-containing protein yields the protein HWVALQVESPADVNITSVADKSSVNYPLQNAQDIPLPVQVTNITAKVVGSVVKIKIRTQTERDDFLGFNIYRSKENTSYVLVGSYLNHSALKAKGLGPYGGEYEFVDKVVESGKYFYKIEAVGRNGSKELDVVQVLIDIPKKYVLHQNYPNPFNPTTTIEFELPVSANVVLELYNISGQKVKELFSGKLPAGYHKVVVDGRDLASGVYFYVLRANDFVGVKKMVLVK from the coding sequence CATTGGGTAGCTTTACAAGTTGAATCTCCAGCGGATGTAAATATCACTTCCGTTGCGGATAAATCAAGTGTTAATTATCCTCTCCAAAACGCTCAAGACATACCTCTTCCAGTTCAAGTTACAAATATAACTGCAAAGGTCGTCGGAAGTGTGGTCAAGATAAAGATAAGAACACAAACTGAGCGAGATGATTTCCTTGGTTTCAATATATACCGAAGCAAGGAAAATACAAGTTATGTTCTTGTTGGTTCTTACTTGAATCATTCAGCGTTGAAAGCTAAAGGGCTTGGTCCTTATGGTGGTGAATATGAGTTTGTGGATAAGGTGGTTGAATCTGGCAAGTATTTCTACAAGATTGAGGCGGTTGGAAGGAATGGGAGTAAAGAGTTGGATGTTGTGCAAGTTTTGATTGATATACCGAAGAAGTATGTTTTGCATCAGAATTATCCGAATCCATTTAATCCGACGACGACGATAGAGTTTGAATTGCCTGTATCTGCAAATGTTGTTTTAGAACTTTATAACATTTCAGGTCAGAAGGTGAAAGAGTTGTTCAGTGGTAAATTGCCAGCTGGATATCACAAGGTGGTGGTTGATGGGCGAGATTTAGCAAGCGGAGTTTATTTCTATGTTTTGAGGGCTAATGATTTCGTTGGTGTTAAGAAGATGGTCTTGGTGAAGTAA
- a CDS encoding lamin tail domain-containing protein, producing the protein MKKIVLLFLVFLALPYKSSSQGYLRNDSVATHTSGITINEVSARSAIVDFNADGSTSTTTDRDEYIEIVNSSSEPIDISGWILGDNNYNYTIPSGTVLGPGNALVVFTNNADVSNFDPGPGNIVLSVPTTSFALANTNDAVGLKNSYGLYIEVYWGTGTLNSTFTSGATLVGSRVRLESWNEGQSQTRNPDYTGSWIQHPTISGVVNWSRNNPTRTLTNPKGSPGRYNYADIPLLVDFKFLNEVPNSFALYQNYPNPFNPITTIEFDIAKEADVKFEIFNLSGEKVVELINKRLSAGRYSVVVNLGDMPSGVYFYRLKAGEFIGVKKMILVK; encoded by the coding sequence ATGAAAAAAATTGTCCTGTTATTCCTCGTATTTTTAGCATTGCCTTACAAATCAAGTTCGCAGGGCTATTTAAGAAATGATAGCGTTGCTACGCATACCTCTGGTATAACGATTAACGAGGTATCAGCAAGATCAGCGATAGTTGATTTTAATGCGGATGGTTCTACTTCTACGACTACAGATAGAGATGAATATATAGAAATCGTTAATAGTTCAAGTGAGCCGATTGATATAAGTGGTTGGATTTTGGGAGATAACAATTACAATTACACGATACCTTCTGGAACAGTTTTAGGTCCAGGAAATGCTCTCGTTGTTTTTACAAATAATGCTGATGTTTCAAATTTTGATCCAGGTCCAGGAAATATAGTTTTATCAGTTCCGACTACTTCTTTTGCGTTAGCTAACACAAACGATGCTGTTGGTTTGAAGAACTCGTATGGTTTATATATAGAAGTTTATTGGGGGACTGGCACATTAAATAGTACATTTACTTCTGGTGCAACACTTGTTGGAAGTAGAGTCAGATTAGAATCTTGGAATGAGGGTCAATCGCAGACGCGAAATCCTGATTATACAGGTAGTTGGATACAGCATCCGACTATATCAGGTGTTGTGAATTGGTCAAGGAACAATCCAACAAGAACTTTAACTAATCCGAAGGGATCACCTGGTAGGTATAACTATGCTGACATTCCATTGCTTGTTGATTTTAAATTTTTAAACGAAGTTCCAAATTCATTTGCTTTATATCAAAATTATCCGAATCCATTTAATCCGATTACGACGATTGAGTTTGATATAGCGAAGGAGGCAGATGTTAAATTTGAGATTTTCAATCTTAGTGGGGAAAAAGTTGTTGAGTTAATAAACAAAAGATTAAGCGCTGGTCGTTATAGCGTGGTAGTTAATCTTGGTGATATGCCAAGTGGAGTTTATTTCTACAGGTTGAAAGCTGGTGAATTTATCGGGGTTAAAAAGATGATTCTTGTTAAGTGA
- the purL gene encoding phosphoribosylformylglycinamidine synthase subunit PurL, protein MNKRELAIELGLTSEEYDRIIQLIGREPTVEELGMFSVMWSEHCSYKNSIAVLKTLPRSGGRLLVSAGEENAGLVDIGDGLAIAFKIESHNHPSAIEPYQGAATGVGGILRDIFTMGARPIAIVDSLRFGDLSNPRVKYLFNGVVKGIADYGNSFGCPTVAGEVYFDKSYTQNPLVNAMAVGIVEHDRIVRAVAKGEGNPVLIVGSSTGRDGIHGATFASEEISEKSESKRPSVQVGDPFAEKLLLEATLEAIETGYVVGIQDMGAAGITCSTSEMSARGKSGMEIDLDLVPVREKGMTAYEILLSESQERMLMVVQKGFEDKIIEIFKKWDLNASIIGHVTSDGMLKIKKDGKIVVNIPADSLVVGGGAPVYYRDSKEPEYLKKVRDFNPYEIPQPSDLNEVFLKLISSPNIASKEWVYQQYDTMVRTNTVVLPGGDASVIRIKETNKAISIKADCNARYVYLNPYRGAMIAVAESARNVVCTGAEPVAITNCLNFGNPYKPEIFWQFKEAVRGMGDACRFFNTPVTGGNVSFYNESPDGAVYPTPVIGMLGIIDDLKFVTTANFKEPGDIIVLLGKNTDEIGGSEYLAWIYDKVLGDAPEIDLELEKKVQKACLEGIRLGLVKSAHDVSDGGIAVALAECCIIDKENILGCEVKLKDEIRPDFLLFGEGQSRIIVTVVPENLRKFEDICLANEVPYSVIGVVTETKKIKINDWIELDIEQVADLYYNSIRRIMEVV, encoded by the coding sequence ATGAACAAGAGAGAACTTGCAATTGAACTTGGTTTGACTTCTGAGGAATACGACAGGATAATTCAACTTATAGGGCGTGAACCTACTGTTGAAGAGCTTGGGATGTTTAGTGTGATGTGGAGCGAACATTGTAGCTATAAAAATTCCATCGCTGTGCTTAAAACTTTGCCAAGAAGCGGGGGAAGATTGCTCGTTTCAGCGGGAGAAGAAAACGCTGGGCTTGTAGATATAGGTGATGGACTTGCGATCGCTTTTAAAATTGAATCTCATAACCATCCGTCGGCAATTGAACCATATCAAGGTGCAGCAACTGGAGTCGGTGGGATATTGAGAGATATTTTTACAATGGGAGCGAGACCGATTGCGATTGTGGATTCACTTAGATTTGGAGATTTGTCAAATCCCCGTGTTAAGTATCTCTTTAATGGCGTCGTAAAAGGTATAGCTGATTACGGAAATAGTTTCGGATGTCCAACTGTGGCAGGTGAAGTTTACTTTGATAAAAGTTATACTCAAAATCCACTTGTAAATGCGATGGCTGTTGGGATCGTGGAGCATGACAGAATTGTTCGCGCTGTTGCGAAAGGTGAAGGTAATCCTGTTTTAATAGTCGGATCAAGCACAGGACGAGATGGGATCCACGGAGCAACCTTCGCATCTGAAGAAATAAGCGAAAAATCAGAATCAAAGAGACCATCTGTTCAAGTTGGGGATCCGTTTGCGGAAAAACTTTTACTTGAGGCAACACTTGAAGCGATAGAAACTGGCTATGTCGTCGGAATTCAAGATATGGGCGCAGCAGGGATAACTTGTTCAACTAGTGAAATGAGCGCAAGAGGAAAAAGTGGTATGGAGATAGACCTTGACCTTGTTCCAGTTCGTGAGAAAGGGATGACAGCTTATGAAATTTTGCTTTCGGAATCACAAGAGAGAATGTTAATGGTGGTGCAAAAGGGATTTGAAGATAAAATAATTGAGATTTTCAAAAAATGGGATTTAAATGCTTCCATCATCGGTCATGTGACAAGCGATGGTATGTTGAAGATAAAAAAAGATGGAAAAATCGTTGTTAACATTCCTGCGGATTCCCTTGTCGTCGGAGGTGGTGCACCTGTTTATTATAGAGATTCAAAAGAGCCAGAATATCTTAAAAAAGTTAGAGATTTTAATCCATACGAGATTCCTCAACCAAGCGATTTGAACGAAGTATTTTTAAAATTGATCTCTTCTCCGAATATAGCAAGCAAGGAATGGGTTTATCAGCAATATGACACGATGGTGAGAACAAATACTGTTGTTTTGCCAGGCGGGGATGCATCTGTTATAAGAATTAAGGAAACGAATAAAGCAATTTCAATTAAAGCAGATTGCAACGCAAGATATGTTTATCTTAATCCATATCGTGGTGCGATGATAGCGGTTGCGGAATCAGCAAGAAATGTCGTTTGCACAGGAGCAGAACCAGTTGCAATTACAAATTGTCTGAACTTTGGAAATCCGTATAAGCCAGAGATATTTTGGCAATTTAAAGAAGCAGTCCGTGGAATGGGCGATGCTTGTAGATTTTTTAACACTCCAGTAACTGGTGGTAATGTAAGCTTTTACAATGAAAGTCCCGATGGAGCTGTTTATCCAACGCCAGTTATTGGGATGCTTGGAATTATTGATGATTTAAAGTTTGTGACAACTGCAAATTTCAAAGAACCAGGAGATATCATCGTTCTTCTTGGAAAAAATACTGACGAGATTGGTGGGAGCGAGTATCTTGCTTGGATTTATGATAAAGTTTTAGGTGATGCACCAGAAATTGATCTTGAACTTGAAAAAAAAGTTCAAAAGGCATGTCTTGAAGGTATACGGCTTGGGCTTGTGAAGTCCGCGCATGATGTTTCAGATGGTGGTATTGCTGTTGCACTTGCTGAATGTTGTATAATTGATAAGGAAAATATTTTAGGTTGTGAGGTTAAACTTAAAGATGAAATTCGCCCGGACTTCTTATTGTTTGGTGAGGGTCAGTCAAGAATAATAGTTACCGTCGTTCCCGAAAATTTGAGAAAGTTTGAAGATATATGTCTTGCCAATGAAGTTCCATATTCTGTAATTGGGGTAGTAACGGAAACGAAGAAGATAAAGATAAACGATTGGATTGAACTTGATATTGAGCAAGTTGCTGATTTATACTATAACTCAATCCGAAGGATTATGGAGGTTGTTTGA
- a CDS encoding YjbH domain-containing protein: MKKAFVVIFLLLLTNSLLSQGSAGAGATFQQRFIVDMPTAGLLRSNSVSLDADFFADGGLMLRLNASAFNRLNFGISYGGSKIIGNGNVNWYKLPGVNLKIRIIDETKNFPAIAIGFDSQGREKYVDSLKRYEFKSPGFFIVGSKSFIFLGYASVHGGINYSLEKDDGDKSVNYYIGFDKTIGNDLTFSMEYNFAINDNSANALGSGKGYLNAGIRWSLGSGFTIEFNWKDILRNKEPGNSRVVKLEYIQSF, encoded by the coding sequence ATGAAAAAAGCTTTCGTCGTTATCTTTTTACTTTTGTTAACTAATTCTCTCTTATCTCAGGGTTCAGCAGGTGCAGGGGCTACTTTTCAGCAAAGATTCATAGTAGATATGCCAACCGCTGGACTTTTGAGGTCAAATAGCGTTTCGCTTGATGCCGATTTTTTTGCAGATGGAGGATTGATGCTTCGTCTTAATGCCTCTGCTTTTAACCGATTAAATTTCGGAATCTCGTATGGTGGTAGTAAAATAATTGGAAATGGAAATGTAAATTGGTATAAACTTCCTGGTGTAAATCTAAAAATTAGAATAATTGATGAAACGAAAAATTTCCCAGCGATCGCGATTGGATTTGATTCGCAAGGAAGAGAGAAATATGTTGATAGTTTGAAAAGATATGAGTTCAAATCTCCAGGATTTTTCATCGTAGGTAGTAAATCGTTTATCTTTCTTGGTTATGCTTCAGTTCACGGCGGTATAAATTATTCTCTTGAAAAAGACGACGGTGATAAATCAGTAAATTATTACATTGGCTTTGACAAAACCATCGGAAACGATCTCACATTTTCAATGGAGTATAATTTTGCTATAAATGATAATTCTGCGAACGCTCTCGGGAGTGGTAAAGGTTATTTGAATGCTGGTATAAGGTGGTCGCTCGGTAGCGGATTTACAATTGAATTCAATTGGAAAGATATCTTGCGCAATAAAGAGCCTGGAAATTCAAGAGTTGTGAAACTTGAGTATATTCAGTCGTTTTAA